The Gracilimonas sediminicola sequence CCGCTGGAGCTTGGGGCAAATATTGTCATTCATTCCACCACTAAATATTTAGGAGGACACAGCGATATTTTAGGCGGTGCCGTGATCACCAAAGGGAATGAAGAGTTGTTTGAGCAAATCAGAAAAGTTCAGGTAGTACAGGGCGCCGTTCCCTCTCCGCAGGATTGCTGGCTGCTGAGCCGGAGTATCCGTTCGTTTCCGTATCGAATGCGTGCTCATAATGAGAATGGCCGAAAAGTAGCTGATTTTCTGAATGATCACCCAAAAGTTGAAAAGGTATTCTATCCCGGTTTACCCTCTCATCCCGGACACGAAATAGCCAAAGCCCAGATGGATGACTTTGGAGGGATGATCTCATTTCTGATTGACGGAACGGCCGAAGATGCCATTAAGGTTGTTGCAGGAGCAAAAATGATCAAAGCCGCTACCAGTCTCGGAGGCATTGAGAGCATCTGGGAACACCGCAAAAGCAGTGAAGGGGAAGAATCGCCAACCCCGGATAACCTGATTCGCCTGAGCGTGGGGCTGGAACATCCCGATGATATTATTTCAGATCTGGAATTAGCCTTATCTTAAAAACAAAGTAATAGAAAGCCCGTTGGGTTCATCAAAAGAGTGTATCATTTAAAACCATATTCATGTTCAATAAGATTTTTTCTGTATTTCTGATTTCTATCACTGCTATTTCCATGGCGCAGGCTCAAAACCGGCCAGATATGTTTGACTGGAAGCCACTTTCGGAGGCTATGGAGCTGGCTGAGCAAAACGATAAAAAAGTGCTGGTGTATGCCAATGCCGTGTGGTGCACGTATTGCAAGAAGATGGAGAAGGAAGTGTTTACGCAGGAGGCGGTTCAACAAAAAACCAAAGAGCATTTCTATTCCGTTTGGATGGACATTGAATCGGATGAGAAACTGACTTTTCGCGATCAGGAAATGACGCAGATTCAGTTCAGCCGTGCGATGAGAATCACCGGAACCCCCACCTTCATTTTCTTTGATTCAGAAGGAGAGATTATAGCCGGTCAGCCCGGATTTATCCCGGAAGAAATGTATCTGCAAATCCTCGAATTTGTAGGAAGCGATGCCTACCTCGATCAAAGCTTCGGAGAGTTTGCGGGGGTAGAGGCGGAGAATTAGATTGGGGTGAGTCTTCCCTCAAAATCCTTTACATTCCTGCCGTGGAATTGTTTACAGGAATAAAAACAAAAGGAGATGGGAAGAACAATTAAAGCACCAACGGGAACCGATCTGAATTGCAAAAGCTGGCTGACGGAAGCTCCTTTCCGCATGATCCAGAATAACCTTGACCCGGAGGTAGCCGAAAAACCGGAAGAGCTGGTGGTGTATGGCGGTATTGGTCGTGCTGCCCGCAATTGGGAGAGCTTCGATAAAATCCTGGATTCGCTGAAATCCATGAGTGACGAAGAAACCCTGCTTGTTCAATCCGGTAAGCCGGTCGGCATTTTTCAAACTCATAAGGATGCCCCGCGTGTTTTAATCGCGAACTCCAACCTCGTTCCAAAATGGGCCAACTGGGACCACTTCAACGAACTCGATAAAAAAGGCCTGATGATGTACGGGCAAATGACGGCCGGCTCATGGATTTATATCGGAAGCCAAGGCATCGTTCAGGGAACCTATGAAACCTTTGTAGCCATGGGGAAAAAGCATTTTGACGGGGATCTATCCGGTAAATGGATTCTCACGGGCGGACTCGGAGGCATGGGTGGCGCTCAGCCGCTGGCAGCCAAGATGGCCGGTGCAAGTATGTTAGCTGTGGAATGCCGGGAAGACCGGATTGATATGCGCATCCGAACCGGGTATGTAGATCAGAAAGCGACTTCTTTGAACGAGGCTCTGGAGATTATTGAACAGTCTGTTCAGGACAAAAAGCCGGTTACCGTTGGCCTTCATGGAAACGCTGCAGACATTTACCCCAAACTGCTGGACAGAAAAATTATGCCGGATGCGGTGACCGATCAAACCAGCGCCCACGATCCGCTTAACGGATATCTGCCACTTGGTATGACGGTTCCTGAATGGGAAAGCAAACAGAAATCCAATCCTAAAGAAGTAGAGCAACGGGCCAAAGAATCTATTTCAGTGCAGGTTCAGGCCATGTTGGGCTTTCAGCAGCAGGGTATTCCCGTTTTTGATTATGGCAATAACATCCGGCAGGAAGCTTATGATCAGGGTGTAGAAGATGCATTTAATATTCCGGGATTTGTGCCTGAGTACATTCGTCCATTGTTTTGTAAGGGAATTGGTCCTTTCAGGTGGGCGGCTCTTTCCGGTGATCCCGAGGATATCTATAAAACCGATCAAAAAGTGAAGGAGCTCATTCCTGATGATCCTCACCTCCACAACTGGCTGGATATGGCCAAAGAACAAATTCACTTCCAGGGATTACCTTCCCGCATTTGCTGGGTGGGATTAGGTCAGCGTCATAAACTGGGACTGGCCTTCAACGAAATGGTGAAAAACGGAGAGCTGAAAGCCCCGGTCGTTATTGGACGCGATCATCTGGATTCCGGTTCCGTTGCCAGTCCAAACCGGGAAACCGAAGGCATGAAAGACGGTTCAGATGCCGTATCCGACTGGCCGCTATTGAACGCTTTGCTTAACACTTCATCCGGAGCCACCTGGGTTTCCTTCCATCATGGCGGGGGCGTGGGGATGGGATTCTCGCAGCACGCAGGACTGGTCATTGTTGCTGATGGAACCGATGATGCCGCGGCACGGTTAAATCGTGTGTTATGGAACGACCCGGCCAGTGGGGTTATGCGTCATGCCGATGCCGGATATGAAATTGCCATCGATTGTGCCAAAGAACATCAATTGAAATTGCCATTTTTGGAATAATTGGCAGAAATATCATCCGTGGGGACGTATCATGATACGTCCCTACGGATTGATTATCATATTGTAAATCTAACACCTATGCCTGATTTATTAATACAAAACATATCGCAAATTGCTACGCCCAAACCCGGGGTAACCCGCGGGTCGGAATTGCGCAGCCTGAATGTAATTGAAAATGCCTCGATATTTATATCTGATGGCGTGATTCAGGCTATCGGGCCACTTTCGGAGGTATTGAAACAAGTGGAAGGGCACCCGGTAATTCTGGATGCGGAAGGCAAAGCAGCCGTGCCGGGCTTTGTGGACTCCCACTCCCATTTGGTGTTTGGGGGAAATCGGGCTGATGAATTCGCCATGCGTTCGGCGGGTATGAGTTACGAAGAAATTGCCGAACAAGGCGGTGGAATTGTATCGACGGTAGAGGCCACTCAACTGGCAACCAAAGAAGAGCTAAAAAACATTGCCCGCATTCGTTTGCAGAAAGCGTTGAGGCAAGGCATCACCACCATGGAAATAAAGAGTGGTTACGGGCTGAACCTCGATAACGAGCGCAAGATGCTGGAAGTAATCAACGAACTGAAAGAAGAGCAGCCTATTGAACTAAAAGCCACCTTTTTGGGAGCTCATGCGGTTCCCAAAAATTCTACCAAAGAGGAGTATGTGGAAGAGGTGCTGAATATGATCCCGGAAATTGCCGAACTGGCCGATTACTGCGATGTGTTTTGTGAAGACGGCTATTTTACAAAAGATGAGTCCAGAAGCATACTGGAAAAAGGGATGGAGCATGGACTCAAACCTAAAATTCACACCAATCAGTTCAATGATATCGGTGGGGTGGAAATGGCCCTGGATTTGGATGCTGTCTCGGTAGATCACCTGGAAGTGCTGTCTGACGAAGATGTAGATCGCATCGCCGGATCTGATACGGTAGCCACTATTCTGCCCGGAGTTTCCTACTTCCTCAACATCCCCTATTCCCCGGCGCGTAAGCTCATTGACAGGGGCGCACTGGTAGCCCTGGCTACGGATTTCAACCCCGGTTCATCTATGACTATCTCCATGCAGCTGTTGATGAGCATGGCTTGTACGAAAATGGGGATGTCGGTAGAGGAAGCGCTAAGTTGCGCCACCCAGAATGGAGCCAAAGCCCTGGAAAGGAAGAAGCTGGGCTGTATTGCTCCCGGTTTCCAGGCCGATATCCTGTTGCTCGATACGGATAATTACAAAGACCTTGCTTATTTCTTTGGGGAAAATCACGTGCATACGGTCATCAAAAAAGGAGAGAAAGTATGGGAATCGAGAGGCTGAAAGCTATTCTAAAACCGGTTTCCAAATCGCTTAAGTCAATGCGCTCTCATGATCCAAACGACCACTGGCTGGTTCAGGAGATGTTGTTTGACGCGAACGATTACGACCAATCAACCCACGTGTTGATTGGCTGCCCGCAACATGAAGGAGTGTTGAGAAACAGTGGAAGAACCGGAGCCGCAGAAGCTCCCAATAAAATCCGTGAGCAGCTGTTTAAGTTACAGGTGAAAAAGGACACCGCCATCCGGTTATTTGACGCCGGCAATGTGAGTACTGATTTATTCGATTCTTCAGAAGTCACCGACTTTCCCGACCTTGATCAAAATCCGGATGTATTGGAAGAAATTCACAACAGGTTAAGCACGGCTGTGATTGAATTTTTGCGGGACGGCAAGAAGGTGATTGTGCTGGGCGGGGGGAATGACATTTCCTATGCGGACGTAAGAGCACTGGCCGAAACGAGCAGGGAAATTTCCGCCATCAATATCGATGCCCATCTGGATATGCGCGAGGCCGATGAAATGACCAGCGGCACACCTTATCAAAAACTCATTGACGACCATTATTTGAGTCCCCATCGACTTTATGAGTTTGGGATACGGCCGGAATCCAACGGAGCTTTCTATATGGATAATGCGGACAAACTTGGAGTGAATGTCCATCTGTTGGCTGATATTCTGCAGGAAGGAGTAAGCCCGGCCTTTCAGCATATTCTGGGGCAAATCGGGCAGCGGCCTTTCTTCCTTGGCTTGGATATGGATTCCAGTCAGGCTTCGGATGCCCCGGGCGTAAGCGCATCTTCTCCGGTTGGATTTTCAGGAAGGGAAGTGCTGGAATGTATTTATCAGGCCCGACAAAAAGAAAACCTGAAGGTATTTGAAATCACGGAAGTGAATCCAAAATACGATATCGACAACCGCACGGTGAAGTTAGCTGCGCAGTTTGTTTATAAGTTTATATTTGGATAATTGTTAAAATTAGGATTTTTAGATAAGACGAACGTAATAAGTTGTTTGGGGTATATAATTTTCATTATTTGTCACTAATTCTCGGATGTGAGAAAAAAAATAAACTTTTTTATGAACCCGAATGTTAGTATCATAGAATCGAAGAAAATAAGACCTGCCACGCCTCTCCATAGTGACGCGCACCCGGGCGGGTTTTTTATTTTATACAACTTAGGTTATGCAATTTGATAAATCTCCTCTTAGCATAACGCAACAAGTTGAGCTATTAAAAGATCGGGGCTTGACGATAAAGGATGAAGAAAGAGCTGAACATTATTTGTCATACATCAGCTTTTATCGTTTAAGGGCATATACCTACCCTTTCCAGGATAATGAAGATTCAGATCACCCTTTTATCAAAGACATTACGTTTGATGAGGTTTTGGATTATTACATTTTTGATCGTGAATTACGATTGATTGTTTTTGATGCAATTGAGAGAATAGAAATTGCTTTTCGTACTCAAATAATTTACCAGTGTTGTATGGCTCATCAAAGTCACTGGTATGAAGATGAATCTCTATTTCGTAATTTGCGACACTTTGAGTCAGACTTAAAAGCAATTGATGATGAGCTGAGGCGCTCGGCAGAGGTTTTTATAGAACATTATTACAACAAATATTCAAACCCTGAACGTCCGCCGGCATGGATGACTTTAGAGGTAATATCTTTAGGAACTCTTTCAAAACTATACCACAATTTAGAATTGGGGAAAACAAAGAAGACTATTTCAGGTAAATTCAATTTGGGACATCCATTTATTTTAGAGAGCTGGATGCATGCCATTAGTAATGTTCGAAATATTTGTGCTCATCATGGCCGATTGTGGAACAGGAAGTTGGCTGTGGCTCCAAAACTCCCAAAACTAACATCTCTTCCTTTCATCAGAAATAAAGATATTGACGAGCACAAATTATATGCCTTGCTTTGTTGTATGGCATATTTAATGGATGTAATTAACCCTGATCATCACTTTAAACAACGACTGAAAGATCTTTTTAACCGTTATGAAATGATTGATTTGAAAAAAATGGGTTTTCCTGAATACTGGGAACAAGAAGCACTTTGGAATGGCTGACTTATCAGGCTCGCAATTAATTATATTGCTAAATGATCAATCTATTTCATCTCATCTCTCAGAATGACTAAGGCAAGATTGACCTAATTGAATAGAACACGGATAACGCAGAAACTGCGGATTTTCACAGATATTTACTTTAAAACTGCGAGCATCTGCTCAATCAGTGTCATCCGCGTTCCATAAAAAGTTAAAAGAGACTTACTCCCAAACTACGGTAGTCCCCTCATCTTTGCCGTCTACCACAATCTTTTTCAGGTTGCCTTCCTTGTTCATGTTGAAGACAATGATCGGGGTTTTATTTTCTCGGCAAAGGGTAAAGGCGGTAAGGTCCATAACGGACAGGCGACGTTTCAGCACATCATCGCCGGTAATGGTATCGAATTTTTGAGCGTCTGCATTTTTTTCGGGATCGGAATCGTAGATGCCATCCACGCGGGTACCTTTCAGGATCACGTCACTTTCAATTTCGATGGCACGAAGGGAACCGGCCGTGTCGGTAGTGAAATAGGGGTTTCCTGTTCCGGCTCCAAAAATAACCACACGTCCTTTTTCGAGGTGACGGATTGCTCGGCGACGGATATAGGGCTCAGCGATAGCTTCCATGCGGATAGCACTCATCAGCCTAGTTTGTACATCAATTTGTTCGAGGGCATCCTGCAGGGCCATGCTGTTGATCATGGTGGCAAGCATCCCCATGTAATCTCCCTGAACGCGATCCATGCCCTGGGTGGCTCCCTTCACCCCGCGGAAGATATTCCCTCCGCCAATCACGATAGAAACCTGAACGTCGGCTTCCTGAATAGATTTAATTTCTTTTGCGTAACTACTTAGAATATCGGCATCGATGCCATGCCCTTGCTCACCTAAAAGTGCTTCGCCGCTGAGTTTGAGAAGCACTCTGTTGTATTTATTTCCCACGATTTCCTCGATTAGTAATTATAAGACAAAAAAAAGGCTGTCAATTTTGACAGCCTTAATGTAAAGAAAATTTATTAGTCGTTTTCGCCCAGTTGCAGCCGGTGAAAGGATTTCACCAGGGGAGCATCATTCTGCTCCAGGTACTGCTGTACGGAAACGCTGTTATCTTTAACAAACTTCTGCTCCAGAAGAACACGTTCTTCGTAGAAACGGCGAAGTTTACCTTTGGCAGCTTGCTCAGCGATGTGCTCAGGCTTGCCTTCGTTCAGAAGTTGTTCTTTGGCGATTTCAAGCTCTTTCTCAACCAGAGAAGAATCAACGCCGTCTCGGGTAACAGAAAGAGGCTTCATAGCTGCAACCTGCATGGCTACATCTTTACCGATTTCTTCGTCGGTAAGGTCGCCATCAAATTCAGCCAATACGCCTAACTGGTTTCCGGGGTGGATGTAAGAAATCAGTGTGCCTTCAGTTGTGGCCAATATCACATTGTTGATTTCAATTTTCTCACCGATTTTACCCACCATCTCTTCCAGGTGCTTTTCAATAGTCAATCCATCAAGCTCAATCTTCAGAAGATCGTCAGCATTATCGATGTCATTTTCGAAAGCAGCGTTCAGGAACGACTCGGCATCATCCTGGAATTCCTGATTTCGGGCTACAAAGTCAGTTTCACAGTTGATTTCAAGCAGAGAAGCTTTGGTTTTATCATCGTTGATGCGGCTCAGGATCAATCCCTGGTTAGCTTCACGATCAGATCTCTTTTCAGATACTTTTTGTCCTTTTTTACGAAGGATTTCAACAGCACGGTCAAAATCACCATCTGCTTCAGAGAGGGCTTTTTTACAGTCCATCATACCCGCTCCGGTCATGTCACGAAGTTTTTTTACGTCAGCAGCAGAAATGCTCATTATTCTGAATAGTATTTTTGGTGTTGGAAATTTTTATTCTTCTTCATCATTGCTGTCAGCATCCGCTTTCGCTTCGGCTTTTTCAGCTTTGTTGTCGTCTTTCTTGGAAGACTTTTTCTTGCGGCGGGAACGTAACTTGGTTCCTTTAGCAGCGTCTTTAACGTCAACGTCATCATCTTTATCGTCGCCTTTGGCTTCAGCAGCAGCTTGCTCCATTACGTCTTCTTCCTGCTG is a genomic window containing:
- the pyrH gene encoding UMP kinase; the encoded protein is MGNKYNRVLLKLSGEALLGEQGHGIDADILSSYAKEIKSIQEADVQVSIVIGGGNIFRGVKGATQGMDRVQGDYMGMLATMINSMALQDALEQIDVQTRLMSAIRMEAIAEPYIRRRAIRHLEKGRVVIFGAGTGNPYFTTDTAGSLRAIEIESDVILKGTRVDGIYDSDPEKNADAQKFDTITGDDVLKRRLSVMDLTAFTLCRENKTPIIVFNMNKEGNLKKIVVDGKDEGTTVVWE
- a CDS encoding thioredoxin family protein is translated as MFNKIFSVFLISITAISMAQAQNRPDMFDWKPLSEAMELAEQNDKKVLVYANAVWCTYCKKMEKEVFTQEAVQQKTKEHFYSVWMDIESDEKLTFRDQEMTQIQFSRAMRITGTPTFIFFDSEGEIIAGQPGFIPEEMYLQILEFVGSDAYLDQSFGEFAGVEAEN
- the tsf gene encoding translation elongation factor Ts, which codes for MSISAADVKKLRDMTGAGMMDCKKALSEADGDFDRAVEILRKKGQKVSEKRSDREANQGLILSRINDDKTKASLLEINCETDFVARNQEFQDDAESFLNAAFENDIDNADDLLKIELDGLTIEKHLEEMVGKIGEKIEINNVILATTEGTLISYIHPGNQLGVLAEFDGDLTDEEIGKDVAMQVAAMKPLSVTRDGVDSSLVEKELEIAKEQLLNEGKPEHIAEQAAKGKLRRFYEERVLLEQKFVKDNSVSVQQYLEQNDAPLVKSFHRLQLGEND
- a CDS encoding Abi family protein, with amino-acid sequence MQFDKSPLSITQQVELLKDRGLTIKDEERAEHYLSYISFYRLRAYTYPFQDNEDSDHPFIKDITFDEVLDYYIFDRELRLIVFDAIERIEIAFRTQIIYQCCMAHQSHWYEDESLFRNLRHFESDLKAIDDELRRSAEVFIEHYYNKYSNPERPPAWMTLEVISLGTLSKLYHNLELGKTKKTISGKFNLGHPFILESWMHAISNVRNICAHHGRLWNRKLAVAPKLPKLTSLPFIRNKDIDEHKLYALLCCMAYLMDVINPDHHFKQRLKDLFNRYEMIDLKKMGFPEYWEQEALWNG
- the hutU gene encoding urocanate hydratase; translated protein: MGRTIKAPTGTDLNCKSWLTEAPFRMIQNNLDPEVAEKPEELVVYGGIGRAARNWESFDKILDSLKSMSDEETLLVQSGKPVGIFQTHKDAPRVLIANSNLVPKWANWDHFNELDKKGLMMYGQMTAGSWIYIGSQGIVQGTYETFVAMGKKHFDGDLSGKWILTGGLGGMGGAQPLAAKMAGASMLAVECREDRIDMRIRTGYVDQKATSLNEALEIIEQSVQDKKPVTVGLHGNAADIYPKLLDRKIMPDAVTDQTSAHDPLNGYLPLGMTVPEWESKQKSNPKEVEQRAKESISVQVQAMLGFQQQGIPVFDYGNNIRQEAYDQGVEDAFNIPGFVPEYIRPLFCKGIGPFRWAALSGDPEDIYKTDQKVKELIPDDPHLHNWLDMAKEQIHFQGLPSRICWVGLGQRHKLGLAFNEMVKNGELKAPVVIGRDHLDSGSVASPNRETEGMKDGSDAVSDWPLLNALLNTSSGATWVSFHHGGGVGMGFSQHAGLVIVADGTDDAAARLNRVLWNDPASGVMRHADAGYEIAIDCAKEHQLKLPFLE
- a CDS encoding trans-sulfuration enzyme family protein, whose protein sequence is MKKHIETIAIHGSMKEQVGENEPIVPGIEMSTIYEHRKSGRKDEDWKYTRHSNPNRVQLENVIRDLEHGDHCAAFSSGIAAISSVFQTIESGAHVLVPEDVYFGTRKLIWEFAERWNLEVDFIDMTDLSTVSSSLKENTKLVWMETPSNPRLLITDVVEVSKIAKNHGAIAAIDNTWPTPFNMRPLELGANIVIHSTTKYLGGHSDILGGAVITKGNEELFEQIRKVQVVQGAVPSPQDCWLLSRSIRSFPYRMRAHNENGRKVADFLNDHPKVEKVFYPGLPSHPGHEIAKAQMDDFGGMISFLIDGTAEDAIKVVAGAKMIKAATSLGGIESIWEHRKSSEGEESPTPDNLIRLSVGLEHPDDIISDLELALS
- the hutI gene encoding imidazolonepropionase, coding for MPDLLIQNISQIATPKPGVTRGSELRSLNVIENASIFISDGVIQAIGPLSEVLKQVEGHPVILDAEGKAAVPGFVDSHSHLVFGGNRADEFAMRSAGMSYEEIAEQGGGIVSTVEATQLATKEELKNIARIRLQKALRQGITTMEIKSGYGLNLDNERKMLEVINELKEEQPIELKATFLGAHAVPKNSTKEEYVEEVLNMIPEIAELADYCDVFCEDGYFTKDESRSILEKGMEHGLKPKIHTNQFNDIGGVEMALDLDAVSVDHLEVLSDEDVDRIAGSDTVATILPGVSYFLNIPYSPARKLIDRGALVALATDFNPGSSMTISMQLLMSMACTKMGMSVEEALSCATQNGAKALERKKLGCIAPGFQADILLLDTDNYKDLAYFFGENHVHTVIKKGEKVWESRG
- a CDS encoding formimidoylglutamase codes for the protein MGIERLKAILKPVSKSLKSMRSHDPNDHWLVQEMLFDANDYDQSTHVLIGCPQHEGVLRNSGRTGAAEAPNKIREQLFKLQVKKDTAIRLFDAGNVSTDLFDSSEVTDFPDLDQNPDVLEEIHNRLSTAVIEFLRDGKKVIVLGGGNDISYADVRALAETSREISAINIDAHLDMREADEMTSGTPYQKLIDDHYLSPHRLYEFGIRPESNGAFYMDNADKLGVNVHLLADILQEGVSPAFQHILGQIGQRPFFLGLDMDSSQASDAPGVSASSPVGFSGREVLECIYQARQKENLKVFEITEVNPKYDIDNRTVKLAAQFVYKFIFG